The genomic window ACCGCGCCCTTCGACCAGCCGCTGGCCTATTACGCCGAGGGCAACGGCATGTGGATCTGCCGCTCGAACTGGACCCAGGGCGCCACCGAGCCCAGCACCTTCGCCACCTTCCGCGCGGGCAATTGGACCTGGTTCAACCAGAACCACTGGGACCAGGGGAACTTCTGCATCTACTCGCACGGGGAGGATCTGCTGGTGGACGGCGGCGTCTACGACGGCGGCGGCGACGTCACCGTGATCAACTACCACCACCAGACCATCGCCCACAACTCGCTGCTCATCAAGGATCCGCGGCAGACCAAGGGCTGGCACTTCTACGACTGGACCCTGGACGGCTTCGAGAACTCGGGCGGACAGAATCGCCCCTGGCGCGAGACCCTCCCCGACGCCGTGCTCGACGGCGCGCGCAAGGACCCGCGCTGGCCGCAGTCCGAGGGCAGCTACGTGCACGACATGGCGGACATCGAGCGCAAGGCCGACAACCCGCGCTACACCTACGCCTACGCGGACCTCACCAACGCCTACGCGAACCCGCGCTGGGAGGAGGACTACGCGGCGAGCCGGCTGGCCGACGTGGACTACCGCCCCAAGGTGGGCAACGTCACGCGGCAGTGGTTCTATCTGCGGCCCCGCGCGGACGACGCGGACGAGTACTTCGTCACCTTCGACCGCGTGAGCAGCACGGACGCGAGCTTCCAGAAGACGAACCTGCTGCACTTCATCGGCGAGCCCGTCTTCACGAATGGCGGCCTCGTGGACAGCGAGGTGCCCGGACACATCGAGACCTACGCCGCCGACCGCTTCACGATGGCGCTGGGCGGCGCGGTGCTCCACGGCGCCACGGTGCTGCCCGCCAACCCGCGCATCCGCAAGGTGGGGGGCGAGGGCTACGAGTACTGGGTCAACGGCACCAACTACGATCCCTTCCCCGACGCCGGCGACGAGAACCCCCTCGGCGGCGTCTGGCGGCTGGAGATCATGCCGCCGACCGCCGAGCGCGACGACCTCTTCCTCAACGTCCTCCATCCGGACTGGCGGGGCGCGCCGGCGCCCACGGTGACGCGCATCCCGGGCGACAGCTGCGAAGGCGCCGCCTTCGACGGCTGGGTGCTGATGTTCGCCAAGGAGGAGGCCGCGCAGTCGGCGCTGGGCTACAGCGTGGACATGGACGGCGCGCAGCGCCACCTGCTCTGCGACATGGACCCGGGCTACGCCTATCGCGTCTTCCGCAACGGCGGCGGGGCTCCGCTTGCGGTGGTGCCGGTGGGCGCCGACGGCATCCTGGAGTTCGAGAGCCCGGGCGGCGGCAGCTTCCAGGTGAGCCGGGGCGACGCCGTGCCCGACCTGACGCCGCCCAGCGGCAACGTACGGATCGGCAGCGCGGACCTCACGCCGCCGTCGGGCAGCTACACCGTCTACGCGCGTTACGGCGACGCCCTCGGCAACTGGAGCGACCCGCCGCTCAGCGACACCGTGCTGCTCGACCTCCCCGCCGCCGACGACCTGCCGCCCGAGGTCTGGAGCCTCGCGCCCGCCGACGGCGCCACGGGCGTGGATCCACGCAGCAACGTGGCCTGCCTCGTGCGCGATCTCGGCAGCGACGTGGACACCACCAACGTCGAACTGCGCGTGAACGGCGTGGCCGTGCCGCGGCGGGTGCTCCCCGTGGGCGGCCGCTACCTGGTGGTGGGCAACCCGCCGGCGATCCTGGCCGAGAACACGACCTACGGCGCGAGCGTCACGGCGGCCGACCTGGCCGAGCCGCCCAACGGCGTCACGGTGAGCTGGGACTTCAGCACCGGCACCCTGGCGGACGAGACCCAGCCGCCCTCACCGCCCACGGATCTCACGGCGGCGGTGAACGGCGACTGCGACGTCTCGGTGGGCTGGTCGGCCTCGGCCGAGGCGGGCGTCATCGCCTATCGCGTGGCGTACGGCGAGTGGCCCGACGGCAGCGCCACCGACCTCGAGTGGCAGACCGAGATCGGCGTGGTCATCGCCGGGCTGCCGGACGGCGAGTACTGGCTGGGCGCGAGCGCGCTGGACAACGTGGGCCAGGAGAGCGCGCTGGCCACGCTCGGGCGCTCGCTGGTGGTGGACTGCGGCGGCATGCCGGGCACTCCCGGCCAGCCCGGGAACCCCGATCTGGACGGCCTGGCCCGGGGCGAGATCTACCCGCCCGGCGTGATCGTCGCCGAGGTGCAGCCGCCGCTCTCGGTGGCGAATCTCGGCCAGGGCTGGGTCGTGCGCATCTTCACGGTGAGCGGGCGGCTGGTCGAGGACTTCCACGCCGAGACCGACGGCGAGGACTTCACCTGGGACCTGCTGAACCGCGAGGGCTCGCGCGTCGCCAAGGGGCTCTACCTGGTGCGGGTCTTCGACGACGGCGGCGGCACCGTGCGTGAGGGCTACTACCTCAACCGCTGAGGGCGCTGACGGCGCTAGCGCACGGGCAGCTTGCCGTAGACCGCGGCGAAGGCGTCGGCCAGCGTGGGATGCGCGAAGCTGAAGCCCAGGCTGTCGGCCTTGACGGGCAGCGCCTTGCAGCCCTGCAGCAGGACATCCGCCGCGTCGAGGAAGAGCGAGCTCACCGGCTGCCCCGGGACCAGGTCCCACTGGTGCGAGCCAAGCACGCCGCGCAGCACGCGTCCGAAGTCGGCCAGCGGCCGCGGATCCGGACTCACCGCGTTGAGGGGACCCCACACGGCCTCGCGGTCCAGCGCGAAGAGCAGCATGGCGAGGGCGTCCTCGCGGTGGATCCAGGACACGATGCGCCGCCCCGGCCCCGACAGATCCCCCTCGTAGAACTTGAAGACCGGCATGAGCTGGGACAGCGGGCCACCGCCCTCGCCGAGCACGAGGCCCAGTCGCAGGCGCACGGCGCGCACGCCGAGCAGCTTGGCCTCCGAGCAGCTGTCCTCCCAGGCGTCGCAGAGGCTGACCAGGGGGCCGCTGCCCGGTCGGTGGTTCTCGGTGACGCTCTCGTCGCCCGTCTGCCCGTAGATCCACACCGCCGAGGCGTTGACCCAGGTGCGCGGCGGGTCGGGCTGGCCCTTGAGCGCGTCCATGATGCGGTGGCTCACGTCCACGCGCGAGCGGTGCTGCGCGATGGGATTCGCGTTGCGGCTGAACAGCGGCGACCCCGCCAGGTTCACCACGGCGTCGACGCCCCCGAGCAGTGCGCGCGGGTCGTCGCTCCAGGGGCGGACGTCGAACGTGGCGCCCTTGAAGCGCGCTGGCTCGCGCGTCAAGACGGTGACACGGTCGCCCCGTGCGAGGAGACGCGGGATCAGCGCCGAGCCCAGGTAGCCCCGGCTTCCGATCACGAGCACATGCATGACGGCTCCTTCCGCGCGGCCCGGCCGCGCCAGAGGGACGTCCCTGCAGGATGGCGGCCAAGCGCCGCTGCGCGCGCGTCCTTCGCAACGCTTGCCGTCACGCACGTTTACAGCGATTTCGGACCGTGCTATCATTATTTGGGGTGAGATACCGGGAAAGGGAGGCCACCATGCGGAAAAGTTTGCCCTGCGGGCTGTTGCTCGGGCTGATCGCGCTGCTGGCGCTCGTCGCGCCGGCCGCGGCCCAGAACTGCAGCGTCGATCGCGAGACGCTGACCTTCGGTCCCGTGCTGCTCGGCGAGCAGCGCATCCGCACTCTCACCGTGACCAACGAGGGTGTGGAGCCCCTGGCGCTGGATCTCATCGCCCAGCCCTGCGCGGGCGAGCCGGCCTTCACCGTGTTGACCGCGGGCCACTTCGACGTCGCGCCCGGCGCGAGTCAGGTCATCCAGATCCGCTTCGCGCCGACGGTCCCGGGCACCCATGCCTGCGACCTCGATCTCGGCACGAACGACTGCCCGCCCGTCGCGCTCGACGGCTGGGGGCACGAGTACGCCGAGCCGCTGGGAAATCACATCGGCCTCTACACGGACACCGACGCGCAGCTCTGCCAGGCGCCGCTGGACGGCGCGGGCATGACCGTGCAGATGCGGGTGCTCGCCGTGCTGCCGGACGGCGTCAGCGGAGTCACCGCGGCGGAGTTCCGTCTCGCGAACCTGCCCGAGAGCCAGTTCCCGCCGAACGGCCACTGGGAGGCGACCTGGAACACGACGCTGGTGATCGGCAACCTGGAGCAGGGCATCGCGCTGGCCTTCAACCCGCCGCTGGAGGGCGCGATCGTCGAGCTCGGCACCTTGCTGTTCACGAGCTACGATCAGGCGGACTGGATCGGCGCGGATCACACGGTGGACGTTCT from Candidatus Latescibacterota bacterium includes these protein-coding regions:
- a CDS encoding heparinase II/III family protein, which produces MPRRILPHRVLAACGGAALFVGALLAASVALAQYNPHPRIYLTPERIQRIRTQHWQAGSYEWGQLMTAAARTDLDGAKAQALAYAITGDEDWATTALGIMRRVMADTPVPRVNFNTVGRTFNTWALCFDWLYGAPQFTDALKQQVIAYLAQIPETGDGKWNWYPDGAYFNGVSKCLWGPPVWGLATWGDNPQADHYIDNGYSQRWLYIRNTLGFGPANLAVVRGGCMPQGMDYGAGTMANIVRWLAAWKSATGQDLFDEGPALRQYLAYFPQAYYYTEDFIRRPEHGHNAHKRGAYLHNAVAALLVLMDEYADSEEARWASWWVHNIEGADRYPGNDSRYFAEMDLIFSDNAIPQTAPFDQPLAYYAEGNGMWICRSNWTQGATEPSTFATFRAGNWTWFNQNHWDQGNFCIYSHGEDLLVDGGVYDGGGDVTVINYHHQTIAHNSLLIKDPRQTKGWHFYDWTLDGFENSGGQNRPWRETLPDAVLDGARKDPRWPQSEGSYVHDMADIERKADNPRYTYAYADLTNAYANPRWEEDYAASRLADVDYRPKVGNVTRQWFYLRPRADDADEYFVTFDRVSSTDASFQKTNLLHFIGEPVFTNGGLVDSEVPGHIETYAADRFTMALGGAVLHGATVLPANPRIRKVGGEGYEYWVNGTNYDPFPDAGDENPLGGVWRLEIMPPTAERDDLFLNVLHPDWRGAPAPTVTRIPGDSCEGAAFDGWVLMFAKEEAAQSALGYSVDMDGAQRHLLCDMDPGYAYRVFRNGGGAPLAVVPVGADGILEFESPGGGSFQVSRGDAVPDLTPPSGNVRIGSADLTPPSGSYTVYARYGDALGNWSDPPLSDTVLLDLPAADDLPPEVWSLAPADGATGVDPRSNVACLVRDLGSDVDTTNVELRVNGVAVPRRVLPVGGRYLVVGNPPAILAENTTYGASVTAADLAEPPNGVTVSWDFSTGTLADETQPPSPPTDLTAAVNGDCDVSVGWSASAEAGVIAYRVAYGEWPDGSATDLEWQTEIGVVIAGLPDGEYWLGASALDNVGQESALATLGRSLVVDCGGMPGTPGQPGNPDLDGLARGEIYPPGVIVAEVQPPLSVANLGQGWVVRIFTVSGRLVEDFHAETDGEDFTWDLLNREGSRVAKGLYLVRVFDDGGGTVREGYYLNR
- a CDS encoding TIGR01777 family protein — protein: MHVLVIGSRGYLGSALIPRLLARGDRVTVLTREPARFKGATFDVRPWSDDPRALLGGVDAVVNLAGSPLFSRNANPIAQHRSRVDVSHRIMDALKGQPDPPRTWVNASAVWIYGQTGDESVTENHRPGSGPLVSLCDAWEDSCSEAKLLGVRAVRLRLGLVLGEGGGPLSQLMPVFKFYEGDLSGPGRRIVSWIHREDALAMLLFALDREAVWGPLNAVSPDPRPLADFGRVLRGVLGSHQWDLVPGQPVSSLFLDAADVLLQGCKALPVKADSLGFSFAHPTLADAFAAVYGKLPVR